A DNA window from Onthophagus taurus isolate NC chromosome 1, IU_Otau_3.0, whole genome shotgun sequence contains the following coding sequences:
- the LOC111422889 gene encoding retinol-binding protein pinta-like — protein MSVRPLSRELQAKAIADLNEDPKRIDHDIQALREWLEKQPHLTPKMEKQFLLSFLRGCKFSLEKAKRKLENLYTMKTMLKELFAVRDPFSPEIQELLKLGIFLPLIKTESADSPRVIIVRHADPVIHKGKDVCKVHGMMSDILINEDDQSLIAGAVFLQDMSGFSAADMIHADLPLTKKVMTFFEGAYPQRPQVMHFINLPSIFESAFSMIKPFMKEEMLKRFVIHKTTNMDEIFKHIPKSILPNEYGGDGGPIQDLIDYWKIKVDSYAEWFKEDAKYKSDESKRIGKPKTESDLFGIEGSFRKLDVD, from the exons ATGTCTGTTCGACCTCTTTCTCGAGAACTTCAAGCTAAAGCTATTGCTGATCTTAATGAAGATCCTAAAAGAATCGATCATGATATCCAAGCACTTCGTGAGTGGTTGGAAAAGCAACCTCACTTAACACCAAAAATGG aaaaacaatttttattaagttttctgAGAGGCTGTAAGTTCAGTTTGGAAAAAGCTAAAaggaaattagaaaatttatataccaTGAAAACTATGCTTAAAGAATTATTTGCTGTTAGGGATCCATTCTCACCTGAAATCcaagaacttttaaaattagg AATTTTTCTTCCCCTTATTAAAACTGAAAGTGCAGATTCTCCACGTGTTATCATAGTGAGACATGCAGATCCCGTCATTCATAAAGGTAAAGATGTGTGTAAAGTTCACGGAATGATGTCAGATATCTTAATAAACGAGGACGATCAAAGTCTTATAGCTGGTGCGGTATTTTTACAAGATATGTCAGGATTTAGTGCAGCCGATATGATCCATGCAGATTTACCACTGactaaaaaagttatgacatTTTTCGAAGGAGCTTACCCACAACGACCGCAAGTTATGCATTTCATCAATTTACCTTCAATCTTTGAATCAGCGTTCAGTATGATCAAACCCTTCATGAAAGAAGAAATGCTCAAGAGa TTTGTTATTCATAAAACAACCAACAtggatgaaattttcaaacacatTCCAAAATCAATTCTGCCGAATGAATATGGAGGGGATGGTGGCCCAATTCAAGACTTGATAGATTATTGGAAAATCAAAGTTGACAGTTATGCTGAATGGTTTAAAGAAGATGCAAAATATAAATCTGATGAATCAAAGAGAATTGGAAAaccaaaaactgaaagtgacTTATTTGGAATTGAAGGATCGTTTAGAAAATTGGATgtagattaa
- the LOC111423179 gene encoding retinol-binding protein pinta-like, with the protein MSVRPLCPELQAKAIAELNEDPKRIDDDIQALRDWLEKQRHLTPRMDKQFLLSFLRGCKFSLEKAKKKLENLYTMKTILREFFENRDPLSPEIQAILKLGPFLPLTKVGSPDAPRIILFRHVDPAVHKMKDIFKVNIMISDILMNEDDQIIIGGMVALQDMAGVGSSSMVHMDLSLTKKAMMFFDGAYPQRPKAMHFINLPSFFDTMYNMMKPFFKEKMMKRFVIHKVTNMDEIYKHIPKSILPTEYGGDAGPIQDLIDHWKAKVESYAEWFKEDAKYKSDESKRIGKPKTESDLFGIEGSFRKLNVD; encoded by the exons ATGTCTGTTCGACCTCTTTGTCCCGAGCTTCAAGCTAAAGCTATAGCCGAGCTTAATGAGGATCCAAAAAGAATCGATGATGATATTCAAGCCCTTAGAGATTGGTTGGAAAAGCAACGTCACTTAACACCGAGAATGg ataaacaatttttgttaagtttTCTACGTGGTTGTAAGTTTAGTTTAGAAAAGgctaaaaagaaattagaaaatttgtaTACCATGAAAACGATTCTTCgcgaattttttgaaaataggGATCCTTTATCACCCGAAATTCAAGCAATATTAAAACTGGg ACCGTTCCTACCACTTACTAAAGTAGGAAGTCCCGATGCCCCACGTATCATATTATTTAGACATGTAGATCCAGCTGTGCACAAAATGAAAGATATATTCAAAGTTAACATTATGATAtcagatattttgatgaatgaAGATGATCAAATCATTATTGGAGGCATGGTTGCATTACAAGATATGGCGGGAGTTGGTTCATCTAGTATGGTACACATGGACTTATCACTTACAAAAAAAGCAATGATGTTTTTCGATGGAGCTTACCCACAAAGACCAAAAGCAATGCACTTTATCAATTTACCATCATTTTTTGATACCATGTATAATATGAtgaaaccatttttcaaagaaaaaatgatgaaGAGG TTTGTTATTCATAAAGTAACCAACATGgatgaaatttataaacacATCCCAAAATCGATTTTACCAACTGAATACGGTGGAGATGCTGGTCCAATTCAAGATTTAATTGATCATTGGAAGGCTAAAGTTGAGAGCTATGCAGAATGGTTTAAAGAAGATGCAAAATATAAATCTGATGAATCAAAAAGAATCGGAAAACCGaagactgaaagtgatttattTGGAATTGAAGGATCGTTTAGAAAATTGAATGTTGATTAG
- the LOC139429616 gene encoding uncharacterized protein — translation MREKKKKREERKTHSIMSDKLAKLTLKRNIFINQITETFIYGRALPTNPSDPMQNQIFAERANDVSQIYDDFKAAHNSIIGLVEEVDFDAQDAIRKKVDSEYYQIKALLHNLSDLPTSTISSPITATPKLNKLQLPTFDGNYKEWHTFFDLYKTMVHENTSLSPIAKYQYLLTSLKGEAFNLLKGFPVTNDNYEIAYNALKGRYQNKRHLATLYFHEILNLKPIKEESSKIFRTLIDTFKENTEGFRMLGFPVDDWDFLLFNLLLLKLDTQTKTTFESEHTSFEIPTYPQLMDFLEKRAKALDSVVLTSNEKPFMNRIKNNPREKVTNLKLETNSISPKCLLCKESHPIYRCATFNAKSSAERLSIAREHNLCRNCLSSKHTTQNCASSHRCRMCQQHHHTSLHFDTKKPSSVHVGTSWNIKQPLNQNEHQRVILPLAFVKIKDRFGQSHFVRALIDSGSMSNFITDKLSKKLRLPRSYHSSLEIRGLNSMTSICNKGSVQCHVQPIQHSEPSLDFKALITPSICSHQPSVQSIIKAYPHLKHLNFTPEPDCNSMEVDLLLGAELVPQVFLSGRIQNKPNDPVALESIFGWILIGKSSISSTTSTCLSTTDAFLDESLPRFWELESIPRSSTLTLEENQCENHFKQNYVRTEAGRFIVSLPFKNQEPILGSSYQSTLKRFTSLENRLLKNLSLKNDYVNFMKDYLDSGHMSLIANPEVSSKSVYYIPHHCVLRPESASTKLRVVFDASSVTSNGHSLNDALLIGPKLQQDIVKILLKFRCFPFAFTCDIKQMYRQILISPKDRDFQRILWRFSPDESIKEYVLNTVTYGVSSAPFLALRTLIELAHLYKHEFPLASKAVQNNVYIDDIVTGAASIEEACQLQQESIDLLKKGGFELRKWASNCSNILQSVSKDDLQHPVSMDYDEISYIKVLGLQWDPATDHFSYSHTSRNTPCTKRSILSDIARIYDPLGFLTPCTLKAKRFIQQLWQLKSGWDETPPNNIVQNWQKFKDNLKFLSNLRLPRLTIPLKTQSIQLHLFCDASQVGYCTVAYLRCQKSDLSITTTFLCAKSRVAPLKSTSIPRLELLAAVLLVNLLENLKEILSPQINFDSITAWSDSQVTLAWIASLSSRWKIFVANRVNYIQEILPSSSWRYVPSLENPADCGSRGLFPETLIPLQLWWEGPSWLRCPPKNWPAHRRINPEIKEIHNEQRVLQVNSTEVQTHILSTLLNKFSSINKIKRILAYMYRFILHCQKQKRYYSLVLSPFEIQNSLHILIRFIQNQHFATLFTAIKENKPLLKPYRQLAPFVDRDKLLRVGGRLKNATLPFDHKHPVLLPKTSRLSELIVQDIHQTYLHPGPRTLQSIVLQHFWIISSRQVIQRVISKCIRCFRCKPRSYAPFMADLPSCRVADVRAFSTVSVDFAGPIYTTLNRTRGSRSVKSYFCVFVCTSTKAIHLELVTDLTTEAFIAALRRFIARRGRCSLILSDQGTNFVGANNKLKEMAEASGTRLGLHWIFHPPGGPHFNGLAEAGVKSVKSHLLRVIGDQRLTFEEVYTVLTQIEAVLNSRPLTPISSDPNDLQPLTPGHFLCLEPLNSLISEPDYTKVPLNRLDRWKLLQRMLQDFWKRWTMEYLSTLQARSKWTSPTPIPTVGDLVIVKNEQLPPLKWEMGRITQLHPGDDGVIRVVTIRTKNGLFTRPTIKICPLPANETKVPKP, via the coding sequence ATGagggaaaagaaaaagaaaagagaagaaagaaaaactcATTCAATCATGAGTGATAAACTCGCTAAGTTAACCTTAAAACGCAATATATTCATTAATCAAATAACTGAAACGTTCATATATGGACGTGCCTTACCTACTAACCCTTCCGATCCTatgcaaaatcaaatttttgctGAAAGAGCCAATGATGTTTCGCAAATCTACGATGATTTTAAGGCCGCACACAATTCCATTATTGGCCTGGTTGAAGAAGTCGACTTCGATGCCCAAGATGCTATTCGTAAAAAGGTGGATTCAGAATATTATCAAATCAAAGCTTTATTACATAATCTGTCAGATCTACCGACATCCACAATTTCTTCTCCGATAACTGCAACACctaaattaaacaaacttCAACTTCCAACATTTGATGGTAATTACAAAGAATGGCATACCTTCTTCGACTTGTACAAAACCATGGTTCACGAAAACACATCTCTATCGCCAATAGCCAAGTATCAATACCTGCTTACTTCCTTAAAAGGAGAAGCCTTCAATCTTTTAAAAGGCTTTCCGGTCACCAATGACAATTACGAAATCGCCTACAACGCTTTAAAGGGACGTTACCAAAACAAGAGGCATCTAGCCACCCTTTACTTCCATGAAATCTTAAACTTAAAACCTATTAAAGAGgaatcttcaaaaatttttagaacgtTGATAGATAcctttaaagaaaatacagAAGGTTTTCGTATGTTGGGTTTCCCAGTCGATGATTGGgattttctattatttaatttgCTCTTGCTGAAACTAGATACGCAAACTAAAACCACTTTTGAATCAGAGCACACTTCTTTTGAGATTCCAACATATCCTCAGTTGATggattttctagaaaaaagaGCGAAAGCATTAGATTCTGTTGTATTAACATCCAACGAAAAACCTTTCATGAATCGTATAAAGAATAATCCTAGAGAGAAAGTCACAAATCTAAAGCTTGAGACAAATTCGATTTCTCCTAAATGTTTATTATGCAAAGAATCACATCCAATTTATCGTTGTGCAACTTTCAACGCCAAATCATCTGCTGAACGTCTATCGATAGCAAGAGAACATAACTTGTGCCGTAACTGTCTAAGTTCCAAACATACAACTCAAAATTGTGCATCTTCCCATAGATGTCGCATGTGTCAACAACATCATCATACATCTCTTCACTTTGATACTAAAAAACCTTCTTCAGTTCATGTGGgtacctcgtggaacatcaAACAGCCGTTAAATCAAAACGAACATCAACGAGTAATCTTACCATTAGCATTTGTGAAAATTAAAGATCGATTTGGACAGTCTCACTTCGTACGAGCCTTAATTGATTCGGGCAGTATGTCCAACTTTATCACCgataaattgtcaaaaaaattacgtcTTCCTCGTTCATATCACTCTTCTTTAGAGATAAGAGGACTCAACTCCATGACATCCATATGCAACAAAGGCTCCGTTCAATGTCATGTTCAACCGATTCAACATTCCGAACCATCCTTAGACTTCAAAGCTCTCATAACACCTAGTATTTGTTCCCATCAACCTTCAGTACAATCCATTATTAAAGCTTATCCTCATCTTAAACATTTAAACTTCACTCCTGAACCCGATTGCAATTCCATGGAAGTGGATCTCCTACTTGGCGCAGAATTGGTTCCACAAGTTTTCCTCAGCGGACGCATTCAAAACAAACCCAATGATCCTGTGGCTTTAGAATCCATTTTCGGTTGGATTTTGATTGGAAAATCTTCTATTTCATCAACAACATCTACATGCCTATCAACTACCGACGCTTTCTTAGATGAATCCCTTCCAAGATTTTGGGAACTTGAATCAATTCCAAGAAGTTCTACTTTAACTTTGGAAGAGAATCAAtgtgaaaatcattttaagcAAAATTATGTAAGAACTGAAGCTGGAAGATTTATTGTTTCACTTCCTTTCAAAAACCAAGAACCCATACTGGGTAGTTCTTATCAATCAACGTTAAAACGATTCACTTCTTTAGAAAACAGATTATTGAAAAATCTGTCCCTAAAAAACGAttatgtcaattttatgaaagatTACCTGGATTCAGGGCACATGTCGCTTATCGCAAATCCTGAAGTGTCTTCGAAATCCGTTTATTATATTCCTCACCATTGCGTACTACGGCCAGAAAGCGCCTCCACCAAACTTCGTGTGGTTTTCGACGCCTCGTCTGTTACTTCCAATGGTCACTCATTAAATGATGCTCTTTTAATTGGACCTAAATTACAACAAGAtatcgttaaaattttattgaaatttagatGTTTTCCATTCGCATTTACATGTGATATAAAGCAAATGTACAGGCAAATTCTAATTTCACCGAAAGATAGAGATTTCCAACGAATTCTATGGCGATTTTCACCTGATGaatcaataaaagaatatGTTCTAAACACAGTTACTTACGGTGTCTCATCTGCTCCATTTTTGGCACTTCGAACGCTTATTGAACTTGCACATCTTTACAAGCATGAATTTCCATTGGCTTCAAAGGCTGTACAAAACAATGTCTATATTGATGACATCGTCACTGGCGCTGCATCCATTGAAGAAGCTTGCCAACTACAGCAAGAATcaatagatcttttaaaaaagggAGGATTTGAGCTCAGAAAATGGGCAAGTAACTGCTCCAATATCCTGCAATCAGTATCAAAAGATGACTTACAACATCCAGTTTCAATGGACTACGATGAAATCAGCTATATCAAGGTCCTCGGGCTTCAATGGGATCCTGCTACTGATCATTTTTCCTATTCCCATACCAGTCGAAATACTCCTTGTACGAAAAGATCTATCTTGTCAGACATTGCACGTATTTACGATCCGTTGGGATTTCTTACTCCTTGTACTCTGAAAGCAAAACGTTTCATTCAACAATTGTGGCAATTAAAGAGTGGTTGGGATGAAACACCGCCAAACAATATCGTTCAAAATTGGCAAAAGTTTAAAGACAAtcttaaatttctttcaaactTACGCTTACCTCGCTTAACTATTCCTTTAAAAACTCAGTCAATTCAACTCCATCTATTTTGTGACGCATCACAAGTGGGTTATTGTACTGTTGCTTATCTGCGTTGTCAAAAATCTGATTTATCAATAACAACAACTTTTCTTTGCGCCAAATCACGAGTGGCtccattaaaatcaacttccATTCCCCGATTGGAACTTTTGGCAGCTGTTTTACTTGTCAATCTCTTGGAGaatctaaaagaaattttatcgcctcaaattaattttgattcaatTACCGCCTGGTCAGATTCACAAGTTACCTTAGCTTGGATTGCATCATTATCCTCTCGATGGAAAATCTTTGTCGCCAATCGAGTCAATTACATTCAGGAAATTTTACCATCGTCTTCTTGGAGATACGTACCTTCATTGGAAAACCCTGCCGATTGTGGTTCAAGAGGTCTTTTTCCTGAAACCTTAATCCCATTACAACTTTGGTGGGAAGGTCCCTCGTGGCTCCGATGTCCTCCAAAAAATTGGCCAGCTCATCGTCGCATCAATCCTGAAATAAAAGAGATACACAATGAACAAAGAGTTCTTCAAGTTAATTCTACTGAGGTGCAAACTCACATTTTATCCACTCTTCTCAATAAGTTTTCTTCTATCAACAAAATCAAACGTATCCTTGCATACATGTATCGTTTTATTCTTCAttgtcaaaaacaaaaacgatATTATTCTCTAGTTTTATCTCCCTTTGAGATTCAAAACTCACTCCATATTCTTATTcgatttattcaaaatcagCATTTTGCTACACTTTTCACTgctatcaaagaaaataaaccaTTGTTAAAACCATATCGTCAATTGGCTCCTTTTGTCGATCGAGACAAGCTTCTCAGGGTGGGTGGTAGATTAAAAAACGCAACACTACCGTTCGATCATAAACACCCTGTGCTATTACCTAAAACATCACGTTTAAGTGAACTAATTGTGCAAGATATTCATCAAACTTACCTACATCCGGGACCAAGAACTTTACAATCTATCGTActacaacatttttggatAATATCATCTCGACAAGTGATCCAACGTGTCATCTCCAAATGCATACGATGCTTCCGATGTAAACCAAGGTCCTACGCCCCATTTATGGCGGATCTTCCCTCTTGTCGAGTGGCTGATGTGAGGGCATTCTCTACCGTCTCTGTGGATTTTGCTGGCCCTATCTACACGACATTGAATCGCACTCGAGGCTCCCGGTCTGTTAAGTCGTATTTTTGCGTATTTGTCTGCACGTCCACCAAGGCTATTCACCTCGAATTAGTTACAGATTTAACCACTGAAGCATTCATAGCCGCATTACGTCGATTCATAGCACGAAGAGGTCGATGTTCTTTAATCCTGTCGGACCAAGGGACTAACTTTGTTGGAGcgaacaataaattaaaagagatgGCAGAAGCTTCGGGAACACGTCTAGGACTCCATTGGATTTTTCATCCACCTGGTGGACCTCACTTTAATGGTCTCGCTGAAGCAGGCGTGAAATCAGTAAAGTCCCATTTGCTTCGAGTTATTGGAGATCAACGTCTTACGTTCGAGGAGGTCTACACCGTCCTCACCCAAATAGAGGCTGTGCTCAACTCCAGGCCCCTCACACCGATATCGAGTGATCCAAACGATCTTCAGCCACTGACACCAGGTCATTTCTTATGTTTAGAACCACTAAATAGTTTAATTTCAGAACCAGACTACACAAAGGTTCCCCTAAATCGATTGGATCGATGGAAGCTCCTCCAACGCATGCTCCAGGACTTCTGGAAGAGATGGACCATGGAGTACTTATCCACTCTTCAAGCAAGATCCAAATGGACCTCACCAACTCCAATTCCTACTGTCGGTGATCTGGTCATCGTAAAAAATGAACAACTTCCACCTTTGAAATGGGAGATGGGGCGAATCACACAGCTCCATCCTGGCGACGATGGTGTGATTCGTGTTGTAACAATTCGAACCAAGAACGGACTGTTCACAAGACCAACCATAAAAATCTGTCCACTGCCGGCCAACGAAACTAAAGTTCCTAAAccttaa